Proteins found in one Sphingomonas sp. SORGH_AS_0879 genomic segment:
- a CDS encoding MFS transporter, which produces MSDLTQAAETAPDTAAHAVPPPRGRVRWVICGLLFAAVVLSYIDRLVLGVLKPQLTALYGWTNSGYGDVTGYFQVAYGFGFLLFGWLIDRIGPRAGYLVAMGAWTVGHFAQTLVTSTTGFAIARIPLAFGEAGTFPSALAAASQWFPKKERAFAIGIFNAGANVGAVVTPLLIGFLIADLVLDWRWAFIITGLFNLVWLTAWWRLYHPPHAHPRITPEERAWIEAEPVETTGRAGFLTVMRHREAWSYMTGRFLIDPVWWTFLFWLPDFFHSRYGYDLKSFGPPLVAIYIMADVGAIVGGWYSSRLLKQGIATGRARKRAMFVCALFALPVMFAAQASSIWIAVAMIGLACAAHQGFSTNLFALPGDQFPRYAQGTLIGLGGFAGATGGFIASKALGVLLDRVGSYQPFFIACGVAYLVALLIFHLLNPRYRDVRIAT; this is translated from the coding sequence ATGAGCGACCTGACCCAGGCGGCCGAGACCGCGCCGGACACCGCCGCCCACGCCGTACCTCCGCCGCGCGGTCGGGTGCGATGGGTGATTTGCGGCCTGCTCTTCGCGGCGGTGGTGCTCAGCTATATCGACCGGCTGGTATTGGGGGTGCTCAAGCCGCAGCTTACCGCGCTCTATGGTTGGACCAATAGCGGCTATGGCGACGTCACGGGCTATTTCCAGGTCGCCTATGGCTTCGGCTTCCTGTTGTTCGGCTGGCTGATCGACCGGATCGGACCGCGCGCGGGGTATCTGGTGGCAATGGGGGCGTGGACGGTCGGGCATTTCGCCCAGACGCTCGTCACCTCGACCACCGGTTTCGCCATCGCCCGCATTCCGCTGGCCTTTGGCGAGGCGGGCACCTTTCCCTCCGCGCTGGCCGCCGCGTCGCAATGGTTTCCGAAGAAGGAACGTGCGTTCGCGATCGGTATCTTCAACGCCGGGGCGAATGTCGGGGCGGTGGTCACGCCGCTGCTGATTGGTTTCCTGATCGCCGATCTGGTGCTCGACTGGCGCTGGGCGTTCATCATCACCGGACTGTTCAACCTCGTCTGGCTGACCGCTTGGTGGCGGCTCTACCATCCGCCGCACGCCCATCCGCGGATCACGCCCGAGGAACGCGCCTGGATCGAGGCGGAGCCGGTCGAAACCACGGGCCGCGCGGGGTTCCTGACCGTCATGCGGCACCGGGAAGCCTGGTCCTATATGACCGGGCGCTTCCTGATCGATCCGGTGTGGTGGACATTCCTCTTCTGGCTGCCGGACTTTTTCCACAGCCGCTATGGCTATGACCTGAAGAGCTTCGGGCCGCCGCTGGTCGCCATTTACATCATGGCCGATGTCGGGGCGATCGTCGGCGGCTGGTATTCTTCACGCCTGCTCAAGCAGGGGATCGCGACCGGTCGGGCCCGCAAGCGGGCGATGTTCGTCTGCGCGCTGTTCGCACTGCCGGTCATGTTCGCGGCGCAGGCCAGCAGCATCTGGATCGCGGTGGCGATGATCGGTCTGGCCTGTGCCGCGCATCAGGGGTTTTCGACCAATTTGTTCGCACTGCCCGGCGATCAGTTCCCGCGTTATGCGCAAGGGACACTGATCGGCCTTGGCGGGTTCGCCGGGGCGACAGGCGGGTTCATCGCGTCGAAGGCGCTGGGCGTCCTGCTCGACCGGGTGGGCAGCTATCAGCCCTTCTTCATCGCGTGCGGCGTGGCCTATCTGGTCGCACTGCTGATCTTCCATCTGCTCAATCCGCGCTACCGGGACGTGCGGATCGCGACGTAA
- a CDS encoding catalase has product MANKSSKGDAGKLKGETPAKAPPLPAGAEMPTHYAEPQGHGGETQQTTEDPARTMTTQQGVPVADDQNSLRAGERGPTLLEDFILREKIFHFDHERIPERVVHARGYGAHGVFELTDSLADYTRADVLSEVGQQTEVFVRFSTVAGNKGSMDLARDVRGFAVKFYTKQGNWDIVGNNIPVFFIQDPIKFPDLVHAVKQEPDRAFPQAQSAHDNYWDFASLSPEAWHMVMWQMSDRTIPRSFRTMEGFGVHSFRLVNAEGKSTFVKFHWKPRQGLQSVLWNEAVKINGADPDFHRRDLWQAIEGGDFPQWDLGVQLFDQETADKLPFDHLDSTKLIPEEDVPVRIIGTLTLNRNVDNFFASTEQVAFCTQNVVPGIDFSDDPLLHGRNFSYLDTQLKRLGGPNFTHIPVNAPRCPVMNFQQDGHMAMHNPKGRANYEPNSWGPDGGPRENPTIGYRSYPAEVQGTKQRIRAETFSDHYSQARQFFVSQLPIEQKHIGDALVFELSKVERVDIRARAVSHLRLIDEGLAATVADGLGLDLPESAKAAKPTLELSPSPKLSIVANGPKDFKGRKMGILLTDGSSAELFTGLTKALDTVGGLWEVVAPKIGGVTLDDGTRVAAKQKIDGGPSVLYDAVAVLPSSAGVTMLAKDATAKDFVADAFAHCKFIGHSADAEALFQAAGVTDRDEGFIALAKAKEAKAFVAKCGELRFWPRELEVDLDAASLNVGA; this is encoded by the coding sequence ATGGCGAATAAGAGCAGCAAGGGCGATGCCGGAAAGCTCAAGGGCGAAACGCCCGCCAAGGCCCCGCCCCTCCCCGCCGGTGCCGAGATGCCGACCCATTATGCCGAACCCCAGGGGCATGGCGGGGAAACGCAGCAGACGACCGAGGACCCCGCACGGACGATGACCACGCAGCAGGGCGTGCCGGTTGCCGATGACCAGAACAGCCTGCGCGCCGGTGAGCGCGGCCCGACGCTGCTCGAAGACTTCATCCTGCGTGAGAAGATCTTCCACTTCGATCATGAGCGCATTCCCGAGCGCGTCGTCCATGCGCGCGGCTATGGCGCGCACGGCGTGTTCGAGCTGACCGACAGCCTGGCCGACTATACCCGTGCCGATGTGCTGAGCGAGGTGGGGCAGCAGACCGAGGTCTTCGTCCGCTTCTCGACCGTGGCGGGCAACAAGGGGTCGATGGACCTCGCCCGTGACGTGCGGGGCTTTGCCGTCAAATTCTATACCAAGCAGGGCAATTGGGACATCGTCGGCAACAATATCCCGGTGTTCTTCATCCAGGACCCGATCAAGTTTCCGGACCTTGTACATGCCGTGAAGCAGGAACCCGACCGAGCCTTTCCACAGGCCCAGTCGGCGCATGACAATTACTGGGACTTTGCGAGCCTCAGCCCCGAGGCGTGGCACATGGTGATGTGGCAGATGTCCGACCGGACGATCCCCCGCTCCTTCCGCACGATGGAGGGCTTCGGCGTCCACAGCTTCCGGCTGGTCAACGCGGAGGGCAAGTCGACCTTCGTCAAATTCCACTGGAAACCCCGCCAGGGGCTGCAATCGGTCCTCTGGAACGAGGCGGTCAAGATCAACGGCGCCGATCCCGATTTCCACCGCCGCGACCTGTGGCAGGCGATCGAGGGCGGCGACTTCCCGCAATGGGATCTGGGCGTGCAGCTGTTCGATCAGGAAACGGCCGACAAGCTGCCCTTCGACCACCTCGATTCGACCAAGCTGATCCCGGAAGAGGATGTTCCCGTCCGCATCATCGGGACGCTGACCCTCAACCGAAATGTGGACAATTTCTTCGCCAGCACCGAACAGGTCGCTTTCTGCACTCAGAATGTCGTGCCGGGCATCGACTTCTCGGACGATCCGCTACTGCACGGGCGCAACTTCTCCTATCTCGATACGCAGTTGAAGCGACTGGGCGGGCCGAACTTTACCCATATCCCGGTCAATGCGCCGCGCTGTCCGGTGATGAATTTCCAGCAAGACGGCCATATGGCGATGCACAATCCCAAGGGGCGCGCCAATTACGAGCCCAATAGCTGGGGTCCGGACGGCGGCCCGCGTGAAAATCCGACCATCGGCTATCGCAGCTACCCCGCCGAGGTGCAGGGCACCAAGCAGCGTATCCGGGCGGAGACCTTCTCCGACCATTATAGCCAGGCACGTCAGTTCTTCGTCAGCCAGTTGCCGATCGAACAAAAGCATATCGGCGACGCCCTGGTATTCGAACTGTCGAAGGTCGAGCGCGTCGATATCCGCGCCCGTGCCGTCTCCCACCTGCGGCTGATCGACGAAGGTCTGGCGGCGACCGTGGCGGATGGCCTGGGCCTCGACCTGCCCGAATCCGCCAAGGCGGCCAAGCCGACCCTCGAACTTTCGCCATCGCCCAAGCTGAGCATCGTCGCCAATGGCCCGAAGGACTTCAAGGGGCGCAAGATGGGCATCTTGCTGACCGATGGGTCGAGTGCCGAGCTCTTCACCGGACTGACCAAGGCGCTCGACACCGTGGGCGGTCTGTGGGAGGTCGTGGCGCCCAAGATCGGTGGCGTGACGCTGGACGACGGGACCAGGGTCGCGGCCAAGCAGAAGATCGATGGCGGCCCCTCGGTGCTCTACGACGCAGTGGCGGTCCTGCCGTCCTCGGCCGGAGTGACGATGCTGGCCAAGGATGCGACCGCAAAGGACTTCGTCGCGGACGCCTTCGCGCATTGCAAGTTCATCGGTCACAGTGCCGATGCAGAGGCGCTGTTCCAGGCCGCCGGAGTGACGGACCGCGACGAGGGCTTCATCGCCCTCGCCAAGGCGAAAGAGGCCAAGGCATTCGTCGCGAAATGCGGCGAGTTGCGCTTCTGGCCGCGTGAACTGGAGGTCGATCTGGACGCCGCGTCGCTGAACGTCGGCGCCTGA
- a CDS encoding SDR family oxidoreductase produces the protein MTKTALVVGASGIVGSATAKLLVEQGWDVHGLARRPHEQNGVRPVAADLQDATATDEALRDLNPDAVFITTWLRQDSEAENIRVNGAMVRNLLDGLPKPKGPRHVALVTGLKHYLGPFEAYGKGTLPQTPFREEQGRLDVENFYYAQEDEVFAAAARDGFTWSVHRPHTVIGLAVGNAMNMGTTLAVYATLCRETGRPFTFPGSAAQWSGLTDMTDARQLARHLLWATETEAAHDEAFNVVNGDVFRWQWMWGRIAAWFGVTPAPFDGTVRPLEQQMADDAALWRRIAERDGLVEPDLNRLASPWHTDADLGRPIEVVTDMSKSRRLGFTDYRPTDDAFYALFQQLRQNRLIP, from the coding sequence ATGACGAAAACGGCATTGGTGGTGGGCGCGAGCGGTATCGTGGGCAGCGCGACGGCGAAACTGCTCGTGGAACAGGGTTGGGACGTTCACGGGCTCGCCCGTCGCCCTCACGAACAGAACGGCGTCCGTCCGGTCGCAGCCGACCTGCAGGATGCGACCGCCACGGATGAGGCGTTACGCGACCTGAACCCCGATGCCGTCTTCATTACCACATGGCTGCGCCAGGACAGCGAGGCGGAGAATATCCGCGTGAACGGCGCGATGGTTCGCAACCTGCTCGACGGCCTCCCCAAGCCCAAGGGGCCACGCCATGTCGCGCTGGTCACCGGGCTCAAGCATTATCTCGGCCCGTTCGAAGCCTATGGGAAGGGCACGCTGCCGCAGACGCCTTTCCGCGAGGAACAGGGGCGGCTGGACGTCGAGAATTTCTATTACGCGCAGGAGGACGAGGTCTTCGCCGCCGCCGCCCGCGACGGTTTTACCTGGAGCGTCCACCGGCCCCATACGGTCATCGGGCTGGCCGTGGGCAATGCGATGAACATGGGGACGACGCTCGCCGTCTATGCGACGCTATGCCGCGAGACGGGGCGACCCTTCACTTTTCCGGGCTCCGCAGCGCAGTGGTCCGGGCTGACCGACATGACCGACGCCCGCCAACTCGCCCGCCATCTCCTCTGGGCGACCGAGACGGAGGCGGCGCATGACGAAGCCTTCAATGTCGTCAATGGCGATGTCTTTCGGTGGCAATGGATGTGGGGCCGTATCGCCGCGTGGTTCGGGGTCACGCCTGCCCCCTTCGACGGCACGGTCCGTCCTCTGGAACAGCAAATGGCGGACGACGCGGCACTCTGGCGTCGGATCGCCGAGCGCGATGGGCTGGTCGAGCCGGATTTGAACCGGCTGGCCTCGCCATGGCACACCGACGCGGACCTCGGCCGCCCGATCGAAGTGGTGACCGACATGAGCAAGAGCCGTCGCCTGGGCTTCACCGACTATCGACCGACCGACGATGCGTTCTACGCCCTTTTCCAGCAACTCCGCCAAAATCGCCTGATCCCCTGA
- a CDS encoding helix-turn-helix domain-containing protein, with protein MKPGTADDEWREDCAPRRVLELFATKWTSMVLHTLHARHQGAARTGILLRSLPGISKKMLTQTVRDMETSGLISRHVQSAIPPMVEYRLTELGRRFVEPVELLYGWGRDNADALDQLLPRPGSRRG; from the coding sequence GTGAAGCCAGGCACGGCGGACGACGAATGGCGGGAAGACTGCGCACCCCGGCGCGTCTTGGAACTCTTTGCCACCAAATGGACGAGCATGGTCCTGCACACCCTCCATGCCCGCCATCAGGGGGCGGCGCGGACCGGCATATTGCTCCGCAGCCTGCCGGGCATCTCGAAGAAGATGCTGACCCAAACCGTCCGCGACATGGAAACGAGCGGCCTGATCAGTCGCCACGTCCAAAGCGCGATCCCGCCGATGGTCGAGTATCGTCTGACGGAATTGGGCCGACGTTTCGTGGAGCCGGTCGAATTGCTGTACGGCTGGGGTCGGGACAATGCCGACGCGCTGGACCAGTTGTTACCGCGCCCCGGTTCCCGACGCGGTTAG
- a CDS encoding Gfo/Idh/MocA family protein, translated as MRVLVIGLGDIARKAYLPILSTRPDIELHLVTRDAQVLDHAAKAFHAASLHHSLADAIDGADFDAAFVHAATEAHPALVRTLLERRIPTFVDKPLADNLAEAERLVALSARQQTLLSVGFNRRFAPSYTELRGSSANLIVMEKHRHRQPDTPRRVIFDDFIHVIDTLLFLAPGVVERQSIETQVERGMLTAVTLMLAGRDFTAIGTMHRDSGLNEERLDVMGNGMRRSVLNISEQVHMDGTECRHRRGDWTPVGQQRGFEAMCTAFLTAVRDGGRTQADAIIATHALCEAVALHAERSIERPLTASGTGAR; from the coding sequence ATGCGCGTGCTGGTCATCGGTTTGGGCGATATCGCGCGCAAGGCCTATCTGCCGATATTGAGCACGCGGCCCGACATCGAACTGCATCTGGTGACCCGCGACGCGCAGGTCCTCGACCATGCGGCCAAGGCCTTCCACGCCGCATCCTTGCATCACAGCCTTGCGGATGCGATCGATGGCGCGGACTTCGACGCCGCCTTCGTTCACGCCGCAACCGAAGCGCATCCCGCATTGGTACGCACATTGCTGGAGCGTCGGATACCGACATTCGTGGACAAGCCGCTTGCCGACAATCTGGCGGAGGCCGAGCGACTGGTGGCCCTGTCCGCGCGACAGCAGACGTTACTAAGCGTCGGCTTCAACCGCCGTTTCGCACCCAGCTATACCGAGCTCCGGGGATCGTCAGCGAACCTGATCGTCATGGAAAAGCACCGCCATAGGCAGCCCGATACGCCGCGCCGGGTGATCTTCGACGACTTCATTCATGTCATCGACACGCTTCTCTTCCTGGCGCCGGGCGTGGTGGAGCGTCAGTCCATCGAAACCCAGGTGGAGCGCGGAATGCTGACGGCGGTCACCCTGATGCTGGCGGGTCGGGACTTCACCGCGATCGGGACCATGCACCGGGACAGCGGGCTGAACGAAGAGCGGCTGGATGTGATGGGGAACGGCATGCGGCGCTCCGTTCTCAACATTTCCGAGCAGGTCCATATGGACGGCACCGAATGCCGCCATCGCCGGGGGGACTGGACGCCGGTCGGGCAACAGCGCGGATTCGAGGCGATGTGCACCGCCTTCCTGACGGCGGTGCGCGACGGCGGCCGAACCCAGGCGGATGCGATCATCGCCACCCACGCCCTATGCGAAGCCGTGGCGCTGCACGCGGAGCGTTCGATCGAAAGGCCGCTAACCGCGTCGGGAACCGGGGCGCGGTAA
- a CDS encoding sigma-70 family RNA polymerase sigma factor translates to MHPVPSDPFEARVELCDALDRIGSEDRDALSELYRMTSARLFGICLRICGDRSAAEDVLHDVYATIWKRAGAYEPGPASPMAWLATIARNRSIDWVRARRKRPTSPIDEAAEIADETPDQALTAERTETARRLHECLEALEGRQRDAIRTAFFDGKTYAELADAKGVPLSTMKSWVRRGLMQLRGCVGDD, encoded by the coding sequence GTGCATCCTGTCCCATCCGATCCTTTCGAGGCGCGCGTCGAATTGTGCGACGCGCTGGATCGTATCGGGTCGGAGGACCGGGACGCGCTGAGCGAGCTTTATCGGATGACATCGGCCAGGCTGTTCGGCATCTGCCTGCGCATCTGCGGTGATCGCAGCGCGGCCGAGGATGTCCTCCACGATGTCTATGCGACGATCTGGAAAAGGGCCGGGGCCTATGAGCCGGGTCCCGCAAGCCCGATGGCCTGGCTCGCGACGATCGCGCGCAACCGTTCGATCGATTGGGTCCGGGCGCGGCGCAAGCGTCCCACGTCGCCGATCGATGAGGCGGCGGAGATCGCGGACGAGACACCCGACCAGGCCCTGACCGCTGAACGGACCGAAACCGCACGGCGTCTGCACGAATGCCTGGAGGCGCTGGAGGGGCGGCAAAGGGACGCTATCCGAACCGCCTTTTTCGACGGCAAGACCTATGCCGAACTGGCCGATGCCAAGGGGGTCCCGCTCAGTACGATGAAGAGCTGGGTCCGGCGCGGGCTGATGCAGTTGCGGGGGTGCGTCGGTGACGACTGA
- a CDS encoding anti-sigma factor domain-containing protein yields MTTEPDPDMMAAELVLGLLDGEERAAALRRTLSDRDFAREVDWWRRHLGDLFDEYRPVQAPQDIVDRIAAPPPSASRRPLWAAVAVAMAVAAVLLLLVLQRPEPVSLPRPEAPSSNVMIAALAPSDKRLTPTGATVDTDRGEIRVAATELAPPDKAAQLWIIRDGTPRSLGLLNRAGATRIALPIGERANLRSGAVLAISIEPPGGSPKPVPTGPVVATGTLAAT; encoded by the coding sequence GTGACGACTGAGCCCGATCCCGACATGATGGCCGCCGAACTGGTGCTGGGTTTGCTCGACGGAGAGGAACGCGCGGCGGCGCTTCGTCGCACCCTATCGGATCGCGATTTCGCGCGGGAGGTGGATTGGTGGCGCCGTCACCTTGGCGATCTGTTCGACGAGTATCGCCCGGTCCAGGCACCGCAGGATATCGTAGATCGGATCGCGGCACCGCCACCTTCCGCCTCACGGCGCCCGCTATGGGCGGCGGTTGCCGTGGCGATGGCGGTTGCGGCTGTCCTCCTGCTTCTCGTGCTCCAGCGACCGGAGCCGGTTTCACTCCCCCGGCCTGAGGCTCCATCCTCGAACGTCATGATCGCCGCGCTGGCGCCGAGCGACAAGCGCCTCACCCCGACCGGCGCGACGGTCGATACGGATCGGGGTGAGATTCGGGTCGCCGCGACCGAGCTGGCACCGCCGGACAAGGCCGCACAGCTCTGGATCATTCGGGATGGCACGCCGCGGTCGCTGGGGCTGCTGAACCGGGCGGGAGCGACGCGGATCGCGCTCCCCATCGGCGAGCGGGCGAACCTTCGGAGCGGGGCCGTGCTGGCCATTTCGATCGAGCCGCCAGGCGGATCGCCGAAGCCGGTGCCGACCGGTCCGGTCGTCGCCACCGGCACGCTCGCAGCAACCTGA
- a CDS encoding transporter: protein MMAAAGVMATLAAAPVFAEDDEPRFCPTRPSIGGSSCTTEPGRVHVEVSTLDWQRDDQPDQREDRIVTADILTRVGVGKNTELQLDWVGYGRDRTRDKADGSIDSVTGIGDLTFAIRQHLVGQKGKAFSAGVQAYVTAPTGRYPVGAGTWSTGVIVPVQYDLTEKLGIALTGEADAAANQSGMGRHLAYSEITGLRYKFTEKVTATAELSLERDNEPDQHETMALAALSAAWRPTKVMQLDVLAVAGLNHASPGLRLVTGGALLF, encoded by the coding sequence ATGATGGCGGCCGCCGGCGTCATGGCGACGCTCGCCGCAGCGCCCGTGTTCGCCGAAGATGACGAACCCCGCTTCTGCCCCACCCGCCCGAGCATCGGCGGCTCCAGTTGCACTACAGAGCCCGGTCGCGTCCATGTCGAGGTTTCGACCCTGGACTGGCAACGCGACGATCAACCCGACCAGCGGGAGGACCGGATCGTCACCGCCGATATCCTGACGCGTGTCGGCGTCGGCAAGAACACCGAGTTGCAACTCGACTGGGTGGGTTATGGCCGCGATCGCACGCGGGACAAGGCCGACGGCAGCATCGATAGCGTGACCGGCATTGGCGATCTGACCTTCGCGATCCGCCAGCATCTGGTCGGGCAGAAGGGCAAGGCTTTTTCCGCCGGAGTCCAGGCCTATGTCACCGCCCCTACCGGTCGCTATCCCGTCGGTGCGGGGACCTGGTCGACCGGCGTGATCGTGCCGGTCCAATATGACCTGACCGAGAAACTCGGTATCGCCTTGACCGGCGAGGCGGATGCCGCCGCCAATCAGTCAGGAATGGGTCGACACCTGGCCTATAGCGAGATCACCGGGCTGCGGTACAAATTCACCGAAAAGGTCACCGCGACCGCCGAGCTATCGCTGGAGCGCGACAACGAACCTGATCAGCACGAAACGATGGCCTTGGCCGCGCTGTCCGCCGCGTGGCGACCGACAAAGGTCATGCAATTGGACGTTCTGGCCGTCGCGGGCCTCAATCACGCCTCTCCCGGCCTGCGCCTCGTCACCGGCGGGGCGCTGCTCTTCTAG
- a CDS encoding NADPH-dependent FMN reductase, translating to MADRILILYGSYRSDRQGIRLADFLVRSFTERGAEPELIDAKAIGLPMLDRMYKEYPKGEAPEAMERLASKIRDADAFVFVTGEYNWGQQPGLKNLTDHFLEEWFWRPAAIASYSAGRLAGAHASVAWHGTLSEMGMVVVSSTLTVGGISQTLDAEGKPTGDGGAALTRAFPRFADDLAWWTSAAREQRARTSPPY from the coding sequence ATGGCCGACCGCATTCTGATCCTCTACGGCTCCTACCGCTCGGATCGACAGGGTATCCGTCTGGCGGATTTCCTCGTCCGCTCCTTCACCGAGCGCGGTGCGGAGCCTGAGTTGATCGACGCCAAGGCGATCGGCCTTCCGATGCTGGACCGCATGTACAAGGAATATCCGAAGGGTGAAGCGCCGGAGGCCATGGAGCGGCTGGCGAGCAAAATCCGCGACGCGGATGCCTTCGTCTTCGTGACCGGCGAATATAATTGGGGACAGCAGCCGGGCCTCAAGAACCTGACGGACCATTTCCTGGAGGAATGGTTCTGGCGCCCCGCCGCGATCGCCAGCTATTCGGCGGGGCGGCTGGCGGGGGCGCATGCCAGCGTCGCCTGGCATGGAACGCTGTCGGAGATGGGTATGGTGGTCGTCTCCAGCACGCTGACCGTCGGCGGGATCAGCCAAACACTGGATGCAGAGGGAAAGCCGACCGGCGACGGCGGAGCCGCGCTGACCCGCGCCTTTCCACGCTTCGCAGACGATCTGGCCTGGTGGACCTCCGCCGCGCGCGAGCAACGTGCCCGGACATCCCCGCCCTATTGA
- a CDS encoding Na+/H+ antiporter, whose translation MHAAAGFELIIAMFLVVIGLHYLAHRLSLPPAAALILGGGAIAFVPGLPSIAIDPELVLVLFLPPLLMDGAWFTAIAAFRRHMAGILSLAVGAVFFTTAVVAVVARLLAPDLPWAACVALGAILSPPDAVSARAVLQRVRLPRRLSTLLEGESLLNDAAGLVLFRFAVAAVLTGTFSLGTATGSFFLLVIGGVAVGAAIGTLWVLLLRRLGDDTLMIAATLLVCWSAYIAGELLHVSGVIAVVTAGLTCGWHQHVVFSASVRIRALAFWQVLVFLLEAAVFTLIGLSLRGLLERVGDPAAFLERMAAPVLWIVVAVIVARFLWIFGIDAIVAALRRMGWRSARPLGHRAALVMSWAGMRGVVTLAVALSLPETMPARDLMLVTAFVAILVTVLVQGTSLGWMIRWAKPAEDEASRPSLDLHAAEHAMFRAQLAAVEREAHDAEGQVIHPQLLRRYRTRATAGENFAGTAEERTVAIESHFNVIIAAVQAGRAELVRLHRAGRIDDETLHDLEHDLDLEELGAIAAKG comes from the coding sequence ATGCATGCAGCGGCGGGTTTTGAGTTGATCATCGCGATGTTTCTCGTGGTGATCGGTCTGCACTATCTCGCGCACCGCCTGTCATTGCCGCCCGCTGCCGCACTGATCCTGGGCGGCGGGGCCATCGCGTTCGTTCCGGGCCTGCCGAGCATCGCGATCGATCCCGAACTGGTGCTGGTCTTGTTCCTGCCGCCGCTGCTGATGGACGGGGCTTGGTTCACCGCCATCGCTGCGTTTCGCCGCCATATGGCGGGTATATTGTCGCTGGCCGTCGGAGCCGTCTTCTTCACGACGGCGGTCGTCGCGGTAGTCGCCAGATTGCTCGCGCCCGATCTGCCATGGGCGGCCTGTGTCGCATTGGGTGCGATCCTCTCGCCCCCTGACGCGGTATCGGCGCGGGCCGTGCTTCAGCGCGTGCGGCTCCCGCGAAGGCTGTCCACCCTGTTGGAGGGGGAAAGCCTGTTGAACGATGCGGCCGGGCTTGTCCTGTTCCGCTTCGCGGTGGCCGCCGTGCTCACGGGGACGTTCAGCCTGGGCACGGCGACCGGCAGTTTCTTCCTGCTGGTCATCGGCGGCGTTGCGGTCGGCGCGGCGATCGGGACGCTGTGGGTGCTGCTGCTCCGGCGTCTGGGCGACGACACGCTGATGATCGCGGCGACTTTGCTGGTATGCTGGAGCGCCTATATCGCTGGGGAGTTGCTCCATGTCTCCGGCGTCATCGCAGTGGTAACCGCCGGCCTGACCTGTGGCTGGCACCAGCATGTCGTCTTCAGCGCGAGCGTGCGCATCCGCGCGCTGGCCTTCTGGCAGGTGCTGGTTTTCCTGCTGGAAGCGGCGGTGTTCACGCTGATCGGCCTGTCCTTGCGCGGCTTGCTGGAGCGGGTCGGCGATCCGGCGGCGTTCCTCGAACGGATGGCGGCGCCCGTGCTGTGGATCGTGGTGGCGGTCATCGTGGCACGGTTCCTATGGATTTTCGGCATCGACGCGATCGTCGCGGCACTGCGCCGGATGGGATGGAGAAGTGCCCGCCCGCTCGGACATCGCGCCGCGCTGGTGATGAGTTGGGCGGGGATGCGCGGCGTGGTGACGCTCGCCGTCGCCCTGTCCCTGCCCGAAACCATGCCCGCCCGCGACCTGATGCTGGTGACCGCCTTCGTGGCCATCCTGGTCACGGTGCTGGTCCAGGGTACGTCGCTCGGTTGGATGATCCGGTGGGCGAAGCCGGCCGAGGACGAGGCATCCCGCCCGTCACTCGATCTTCATGCCGCCGAACATGCGATGTTCCGGGCCCAGTTGGCGGCGGTGGAGCGCGAGGCGCATGACGCCGAAGGACAGGTCATCCATCCGCAATTGCTCCGCCGATATCGCACGCGCGCGACGGCGGGCGAGAATTTCGCAGGGACGGCGGAGGAGCGCACCGTCGCAATCGAAAGCCATTTCAACGTCATCATCGCCGCCGTGCAGGCGGGGCGCGCCGAACTGGTCCGTCTGCACCGCGCCGGGCGGATCGATGACGAGACGTTGCATGACCTAGAACATGACCTCGACTTGGAGGAACTGGGGGCGATCGCGGCGAAGGGATGA
- a CDS encoding transcriptional regulator, whose product MNVFLDFEASSLSDKSHPIEVAWIFEDGRSESHLIAPAPTWDDWDEAAERIHGISPATLNNEGAPHDMVARRMLEQLSGHDLFASAPSWDGKWLSLLLRTAGLPRHALRLKDTDVALRESATRILHDVLPPERLEPMTTDLVAWATATKQATPEHRALADAAEERAVWQRLEERARGIASGWAFGRTGP is encoded by the coding sequence ATGAACGTCTTTCTGGATTTCGAGGCATCCTCGCTTTCCGACAAGAGTCACCCGATCGAAGTCGCCTGGATATTTGAGGATGGCCGGTCGGAAAGCCACCTGATCGCCCCCGCCCCGACCTGGGACGACTGGGATGAGGCGGCGGAGCGTATCCACGGGATTTCGCCTGCGACCTTGAACAACGAAGGCGCACCCCATGACATGGTCGCGCGTCGAATGCTGGAACAGCTTTCCGGCCATGATCTCTTTGCCAGCGCACCGTCCTGGGACGGGAAATGGCTCAGCCTGTTGCTGCGCACGGCGGGATTGCCCCGGCACGCCCTGCGACTGAAGGATACCGATGTCGCTTTGCGGGAGAGCGCGACGCGCATCCTGCATGACGTGCTGCCGCCCGAGCGGCTGGAGCCGATGACGACGGATCTGGTCGCATGGGCGACCGCCACCAAGCAAGCCACGCCGGAGCATCGCGCGCTGGCCGATGCGGCGGAAGAGCGTGCCGTCTGGCAAAGGCTGGAGGAACGCGCGCGGGGGATCGCAAGCGGTTGGGCCTTCGGTCGGACGGGCCCGTAG